In the genome of Streptomyces sp. V2I9, one region contains:
- a CDS encoding DUF721 domain-containing protein, producing the protein MSGVDLARVALRAAKEQARARGAAAQQKKQARRGGGLRSGARSDGRDPQALGSAINRLITERGWETPAAVGGVMGRWPQIVGEDLAKHCVPLRYDEAPDARVLTVSCDSTAWATQLRLLAPQLVARLNADLGQGTVRMIKVVGPGGPERRYGPLRAPGSKGPGDTYG; encoded by the coding sequence GTGTCCGGGGTCGACCTGGCCCGCGTCGCGCTGCGGGCGGCGAAGGAACAGGCCCGCGCGCGGGGCGCGGCGGCGCAGCAGAAGAAGCAGGCCCGGCGGGGTGGCGGGCTGCGGTCGGGGGCCCGGTCGGACGGCCGGGACCCGCAGGCGCTGGGGTCCGCGATCAACCGGCTGATCACCGAACGTGGCTGGGAGACGCCCGCGGCGGTCGGCGGGGTGATGGGCCGGTGGCCGCAGATCGTCGGCGAGGACCTGGCGAAGCACTGCGTGCCGCTGCGGTACGACGAGGCACCGGACGCGCGGGTGCTGACCGTGAGCTGTGACTCGACGGCGTGGGCGACGCAGCTGCGGCTGCTGGCTCCGCAGCTGGTGGCCCGGCTGAACGCGGACCTGGGGCAGGGCACCGTACGGATGATCAAGGTGGTCGGTCCGGGCGGCCCGGAGCGCCGGTACGGGCCGTTGCGGGCGCCGGGCAGCAAGGGGCCGGGGGACACCTACGGGTGA
- the yidD gene encoding membrane protein insertion efficiency factor YidD, which translates to MKYPLLALIKLYQWTISPLLGPVCRYYPSCSHYGYTSIDRHGAIKGTALTAWRILRCNPWSPGGVDHVPPRRRPRWHELLRNALRGHKGGESAADVRPGSSVSEPPSPAAETSPNAQGA; encoded by the coding sequence ATGAAGTACCCGCTGCTTGCTCTCATCAAGCTGTATCAGTGGACGATCAGTCCACTCCTCGGTCCTGTCTGCCGCTATTACCCGTCGTGTTCCCACTATGGATATACGTCGATCGACAGGCACGGTGCCATCAAGGGAACAGCGCTGACGGCCTGGCGCATCCTGCGGTGCAACCCGTGGTCGCCCGGTGGCGTGGATCATGTTCCGCCTCGCAGGCGTCCGCGGTGGCACGAGCTGCTGCGCAACGCCCTGCGCGGCCACAAGGGCGGGGAGTCCGCCGCTGATGTGCGGCCCGGGAGTTCGGTATCCGAGCCTCCGAGCCCGGCCGCAGAGACCTCGCCCAATGCTCAAGGAGCCTGA
- the rnpA gene encoding ribonuclease P protein component: MLPTENRLRRREDFATAVRRGRRAGRPLLVVHLRSGATDPHVSGESVPPPRAGFVVSKAVGGAVVRTAVKRKLRHLVCDRLAQLPPGSLVVVRALPGAGDADHAQLARDLDAALQRLLGGGAR; this comes from the coding sequence GTGCTGCCTACCGAGAATCGGCTGAGGCGGCGCGAGGACTTCGCGACCGCGGTACGACGAGGACGTCGAGCCGGACGTCCGCTGCTCGTCGTCCATCTACGCAGCGGTGCAACGGACCCGCACGTGTCGGGGGAGAGTGTTCCCCCGCCGCGTGCGGGTTTCGTTGTCAGCAAGGCCGTGGGGGGAGCCGTCGTCCGCACCGCGGTGAAGCGGAAGCTTCGCCACCTGGTCTGCGACCGGCTGGCTCAGCTGCCCCCCGGTAGCCTTGTTGTCGTACGGGCGCTGCCCGGTGCGGGCGACGCCGACCATGCACAGCTGGCCCGAGACCTGGACGCCGCTCTTCAGCGGCTGCTGGGAGGGGGCGCGCGATGA
- the gyrB gene encoding DNA topoisomerase (ATP-hydrolyzing) subunit B, which yields MLCQKGRFVADSGNPNENIPSTAGEPGEVTASYDASAITVLEGLDAVRKRPGMYIGSTGERGLHHLVQEVVDNSVDEAMAGHADTIDVTILPDGGVRVIDNGRGIPVGIVPSEGKPAVEVVLTVLHAGGKFGGGGYAVSGGLHGVGVSVVNALSTRVAVEVKTDGYRWTQDYKLGVPTAPLAQHEATEETGTSVTFWADGDIFETTDYSFETLSRRFQEMAFLNKGLTLKLTDERESAKATAGADSVDAAEPAEEETARSVTYHYENGIVDFVKYLNSRKGDVIHQSVIDIEAEDKDRLLSAEIAMQWNTQYTEGVYSFANAIHTHEGGTHEEGFRAALTSLVNRYARDKKLLRDKDDNLTGEDVREGLTAIISVKLGEPQFEGQTKTKLGNTEAKTFVQKVVHEQLTDWFDRNPNEAADIIRKGIAASTARVAARKARDLTRRKGLLESASLPGKLSDCQSNDPTQCEIFIVEGDSAGGSAKSGRNPMYQAILPIRGKILNVEKARIDKILQNTEVQALISAFGTGVHEDFDIEKLRYHKIILMADADVDGQHINTLLLTFLFRFMKPLVEAGHVYLSRPPLYKIKWGRDDFEYAYSDRERDALVALGKQNGKRIREDSIQRFKGLGEMNAEELRVTTMDIDHRVLGQVTLDDAAQADDLFSVLMGEDVEARRSFIQRNAKDVRFLDI from the coding sequence GTGCTGTGCCAGAAAGGGCGCTTCGTGGCCGATTCCGGCAACCCCAACGAGAACATTCCGTCCACAGCCGGTGAGCCGGGCGAGGTCACCGCCTCGTACGACGCCAGCGCGATCACCGTGCTGGAAGGGCTGGACGCGGTCCGCAAGCGGCCTGGCATGTACATCGGCTCGACCGGTGAGCGCGGCCTGCACCACCTGGTGCAGGAGGTCGTCGACAACTCGGTCGACGAGGCGATGGCGGGTCACGCGGACACCATCGACGTCACGATCCTCCCCGACGGCGGGGTGCGCGTGATCGACAACGGCCGCGGCATCCCGGTCGGCATCGTGCCGTCCGAGGGCAAGCCGGCCGTGGAGGTCGTGCTGACCGTCCTGCACGCGGGCGGCAAGTTCGGCGGCGGCGGCTACGCCGTCTCCGGCGGTCTGCACGGCGTGGGCGTCTCCGTCGTCAACGCGCTGTCCACCCGCGTCGCCGTCGAGGTCAAGACCGACGGCTACCGCTGGACCCAGGACTACAAGCTCGGCGTCCCGACCGCCCCGCTGGCGCAGCACGAGGCCACCGAGGAGACGGGTACCTCGGTCACCTTCTGGGCCGACGGGGACATCTTCGAGACCACCGACTACAGCTTCGAGACCCTCTCGCGCCGCTTCCAGGAGATGGCGTTCCTCAACAAGGGCCTCACCCTCAAGCTCACCGACGAGCGCGAGTCGGCCAAGGCGACGGCCGGCGCGGACAGCGTGGACGCGGCCGAGCCCGCCGAGGAGGAGACCGCCCGCTCGGTCACGTACCACTACGAAAACGGCATCGTCGATTTCGTGAAGTACCTCAACTCCCGCAAGGGCGACGTCATCCACCAGTCGGTGATCGACATCGAGGCCGAGGACAAGGACCGTCTCCTCTCGGCCGAGATCGCCATGCAGTGGAACACGCAGTACACCGAGGGCGTCTACTCCTTCGCCAACGCGATCCACACGCACGAGGGCGGCACGCACGAGGAGGGCTTCCGCGCGGCGCTGACCTCGCTGGTCAACCGGTACGCGCGCGACAAGAAGCTGCTGCGCGACAAGGACGACAACCTCACCGGCGAGGACGTCCGCGAGGGCCTCACCGCGATCATCTCGGTGAAGCTGGGCGAGCCGCAGTTCGAGGGCCAGACGAAGACCAAGCTGGGCAACACGGAGGCCAAGACCTTCGTGCAGAAGGTCGTCCACGAGCAGCTGACGGACTGGTTCGACCGGAACCCCAACGAGGCCGCCGACATCATCCGCAAGGGCATCGCCGCCTCGACCGCCCGGGTGGCGGCCCGCAAGGCGCGCGACCTGACGCGGCGCAAGGGGCTCCTGGAGAGCGCCTCGCTGCCGGGCAAGCTCAGCGACTGCCAGTCGAACGACCCCACCCAGTGCGAGATCTTCATCGTCGAGGGTGACTCCGCCGGCGGTTCGGCGAAGTCCGGCCGCAACCCGATGTACCAGGCGATCCTGCCGATCCGCGGCAAGATCCTGAACGTCGAGAAGGCCCGGATCGACAAGATCCTCCAGAACACCGAGGTCCAGGCGCTGATCTCGGCGTTCGGCACCGGGGTCCACGAGGACTTCGACATCGAGAAGCTCCGCTATCACAAGATCATCCTGATGGCGGACGCCGACGTCGACGGCCAGCACATCAACACCCTGCTGCTGACCTTCCTCTTCCGTTTCATGAAGCCGCTGGTCGAGGCCGGGCACGTCTACCTCTCCCGCCCGCCCCTCTACAAGATCAAGTGGGGCCGGGACGACTTCGAGTACGCGTACTCGGACCGCGAGCGCGACGCCCTGGTGGCGCTCGGCAAGCAGAACGGCAAGCGGATCAGGGAAGACTCGATCCAGCGCTTCAAGGGCCTCGGCGAGATGAACGCCGAGGAGCTGCGCGTCACGACCATGGACATCGACCACCGGGTGCTCGGCCAGGTCACGCTGGACGACGCGGCGCAGGCCGACGACCTGTTCTCGGTGCTCATGGGTGAGGACGTCGAGGCACGGCGCTCGTTCATCCAGCGCAACGCCAAGGACGTCCGCTTCCTCGACATCTGA
- the gnd gene encoding phosphogluconate dehydrogenase (NAD(+)-dependent, decarboxylating), translating into MELGLVGLGKMGGNMRERIRRAGHTVIGYDRNPDVADVHSLEELVGKLKGPRVVWVMVPAGAATQSTIDELAELLSPGDVVVDGGNSRWTDDEKHAVELGLKDIGFVDCGVSGGVWGLENGYALMYGGTEENVAKVQPIFDALKPEGDFGSVHAGKVGAGHFAKMVHNGIEYAMMQAYAEGWELLEKVDSVTDVREVFRSWQEGTVIRSWLLDLAVNALDDDEHLDKLRGYAADSGEGRWTVEAAIDNAVPLPAITASLFARFASRQDDSPQMKMIAALRNQFGGHAVESKSEN; encoded by the coding sequence ATGGAGCTCGGTCTCGTCGGCCTCGGCAAGATGGGCGGCAACATGCGTGAGCGCATCCGCCGCGCAGGCCACACCGTCATCGGTTACGACCGCAACCCGGATGTCGCCGATGTCCACAGTCTCGAAGAGCTTGTGGGCAAGCTGAAGGGCCCGCGGGTCGTCTGGGTCATGGTGCCGGCCGGCGCCGCGACCCAGTCCACGATCGACGAGCTGGCCGAACTGCTCTCGCCCGGCGACGTCGTCGTCGACGGCGGGAACTCGCGCTGGACCGACGACGAGAAGCACGCCGTCGAGCTGGGCCTCAAGGACATCGGCTTCGTCGACTGCGGCGTCTCCGGCGGCGTCTGGGGCCTGGAGAACGGCTACGCCCTGATGTACGGCGGCACCGAGGAGAACGTGGCGAAGGTCCAGCCGATCTTCGACGCGCTGAAGCCCGAGGGCGACTTCGGCTCCGTCCACGCGGGCAAGGTCGGCGCCGGCCACTTCGCGAAGATGGTCCACAACGGCATCGAGTACGCCATGATGCAGGCGTACGCCGAGGGCTGGGAGCTGCTGGAGAAGGTCGACTCCGTCACCGACGTGCGCGAGGTCTTCCGCTCATGGCAGGAGGGCACGGTCATCCGCTCCTGGCTGCTCGACCTCGCGGTCAACGCGCTCGACGACGACGAGCACCTGGACAAGCTCCGCGGATACGCCGCCGACTCGGGCGAGGGCCGCTGGACGGTGGAGGCCGCGATCGACAACGCGGTGCCGCTGCCCGCGATCACGGCGTCGCTGTTCGCGCGGTTCGCCTCGCGCCAGGACGACTCCCCGCAGATGAAGATGATCGCCGCGCTGCGCAACCAGTTCGGCGGCCACGCGGTCGAGTCCAAGTCCGAGAACTGA
- the dnaN gene encoding DNA polymerase III subunit beta, with amino-acid sequence MKIRVERDVLAEAVAWVARSLPARPPAPVLAGLLLKAEDGALSFSSFDYEVSARVSVDAEIDEDGTVLVSGRLLADICRALPNRPVEISTDGVRATVVCGSSRFTLHTLPVEEYPALPQMPTATGTVPGEVFASAAAQVAIAAGRDDTLPVLTGVRIEIEGDTVTLASTDRYRFAVREFLWKPENADASAVALVPAKTLLDTAKALTSGDTVTLALSGSGAGEGLIGFEGAGRRTTTRLLEGDLPKYRTLFPTEFNSVAVIETAPFVEAVKRVALVAERNTPVRLSFEQGVLILEAGSSDDAQAVERVDAVLEGDDISIAFNPTFLLDGLSAIDSPVAQLSFTTSTKPALLSGRPAVDAEADDAYKYLIMPVRLSG; translated from the coding sequence GTGAAGATCCGGGTGGAGCGCGATGTACTCGCGGAGGCGGTGGCCTGGGTGGCCCGCAGCCTCCCGGCCCGTCCGCCGGCGCCCGTTCTCGCGGGTCTTCTGCTGAAGGCCGAGGACGGTGCGCTCAGCTTCTCCAGCTTCGACTACGAGGTCTCCGCCAGGGTCTCCGTCGACGCGGAGATCGACGAGGACGGCACGGTGCTCGTCTCCGGCCGGCTGCTCGCCGACATCTGCCGCGCCCTCCCCAACCGCCCGGTGGAGATCTCCACCGACGGTGTGCGCGCCACGGTCGTCTGCGGCTCCTCGCGCTTCACCCTCCACACACTGCCTGTGGAGGAGTACCCGGCGCTGCCGCAGATGCCGACCGCCACGGGAACCGTCCCCGGCGAGGTCTTCGCCTCGGCCGCCGCCCAGGTCGCCATCGCCGCCGGCCGTGACGACACGCTGCCCGTGCTCACCGGTGTGCGCATCGAGATCGAGGGCGACACGGTCACCCTCGCCTCCACCGACCGCTACCGCTTCGCGGTCCGCGAGTTCCTGTGGAAGCCGGAGAACGCGGACGCCTCGGCGGTCGCCCTGGTGCCCGCCAAGACGCTCCTGGACACCGCGAAGGCCCTCACCAGCGGTGACACGGTCACCCTGGCGCTCTCCGGCTCCGGTGCGGGCGAGGGACTGATCGGTTTCGAGGGCGCCGGACGCCGCACCACCACGCGGCTGCTCGAGGGCGACCTGCCGAAGTACCGCACGCTGTTCCCGACCGAGTTCAACTCCGTCGCGGTGATCGAGACGGCCCCCTTCGTCGAGGCCGTCAAGCGTGTGGCCCTGGTCGCCGAGCGCAACACCCCCGTACGGCTCAGCTTCGAACAGGGTGTCCTCATCCTGGAGGCCGGTTCCAGCGACGACGCACAGGCTGTGGAGAGGGTCGACGCGGTGCTGGAGGGCGACGACATCTCGATCGCCTTCAACCCGACGTTCCTGCTGGACGGACTGAGCGCGATCGACTCCCCGGTCGCCCAGCTCTCGTTCACCACCTCCACGAAGCCCGCCCTGCTCAGCGGCCGCCCGGCCGTCGACGCCGAGGCGGACGACGCGTACAAGTACCTGATCATGCCGGTGCGCCTCTCCGGCTGA
- the dnaA gene encoding chromosomal replication initiator protein DnaA: MADVPADLAAVWPRVLEQLLGEGQQGIEPKDKQWIERCQPLALVADTALLAVPNEWGKRVLETRLAPLISETLTRECGRPIRIAITVDDSAGEPPAPPSHQSQQGHRYPPQPRDDSGRGDSYDGYDQRSSDDGMPTARPAYPDYQQQRPEPGAWPRTQDDLSWQQPRHSGYQDREQPSGEPYRESDAYRGSEPYRENEQYREQSSEQWQPYGTGRPQHDYRSQPPERQGYDQQRPERQDQQPQHRQGGPGHGPGRTGGSVPGPMGAQPAPAPGPGEPHARLNPKYLFDTFVIGASNRFAHAAAVAVAEAPAKAYNPLFIYGESGLGKTHLLHAIGHYARSLYPGTRVRYVSSEEFTNEFINSIRDGKGDTFRKRYRDVDILLVDDIQFLASKESTQEEFFHTFNTLHNANKQIVLSSDRPPKQLVTLEDRLRNRFEWGLTTDVQPPELETRIAILRKKAVQEQLNAPPEVLEFIASRISRNIRELEGALIRVTAFASLNRQPVDLGLTEIVLKDLIPGGEEAAPEITAPAIMAATADYFGLTVDDLCGSSRSRVLVTARQIAMYLCRELTDLSLPKIGAQFGGRDHTTVMHADRKIRALMAERRSIYNQVTELTNRIKNG, encoded by the coding sequence GTGGCTGACGTACCTGCCGATCTTGCCGCAGTGTGGCCACGAGTGCTGGAGCAACTCCTCGGGGAGGGCCAGCAGGGCATCGAGCCGAAGGACAAGCAGTGGATCGAGCGCTGTCAGCCGCTGGCACTCGTCGCCGACACCGCGCTGCTGGCCGTCCCCAACGAATGGGGCAAGCGCGTCCTGGAGACCCGGCTCGCACCGCTCATCAGCGAGACGCTGACCCGCGAGTGCGGCCGCCCCATCCGGATCGCCATCACCGTCGACGACTCCGCGGGCGAGCCGCCGGCGCCCCCGTCGCACCAGAGCCAGCAGGGCCACCGCTACCCACCGCAGCCGCGCGACGACTCCGGGCGGGGTGACTCGTACGACGGTTACGACCAGCGGTCGTCCGACGACGGCATGCCGACGGCCCGGCCCGCCTACCCCGACTACCAGCAGCAGCGTCCGGAGCCCGGCGCCTGGCCGCGTACCCAGGACGACCTCTCCTGGCAGCAACCCCGGCACAGCGGCTACCAGGACCGCGAGCAGCCGTCCGGCGAGCCGTACCGCGAAAGCGACGCGTACCGCGGGAGCGAGCCGTACCGGGAGAACGAGCAGTACCGGGAGCAGTCCTCCGAGCAGTGGCAGCCGTACGGCACCGGGCGGCCCCAGCACGACTACCGGTCGCAGCCGCCCGAGCGCCAGGGGTACGACCAGCAGCGCCCCGAACGGCAGGACCAGCAGCCGCAGCACCGCCAGGGCGGCCCCGGCCACGGTCCCGGACGGACCGGCGGCTCGGTCCCCGGCCCGATGGGCGCCCAGCCGGCCCCCGCGCCGGGCCCCGGCGAACCGCACGCCCGGCTCAATCCGAAGTACCTCTTCGACACCTTCGTCATCGGGGCCTCCAACCGGTTCGCGCACGCCGCGGCCGTCGCCGTGGCCGAGGCGCCCGCGAAGGCGTACAACCCTCTGTTCATCTACGGGGAGTCGGGACTCGGCAAGACCCACCTGCTGCACGCCATCGGGCACTACGCGCGGAGCCTCTACCCGGGGACGCGGGTGCGGTACGTGAGCTCGGAGGAGTTCACCAACGAGTTCATCAACTCGATCCGCGACGGCAAGGGCGACACCTTCCGCAAGCGCTACCGCGACGTGGACATCCTGCTGGTCGACGACATCCAGTTCCTGGCGAGCAAGGAGTCGACGCAGGAGGAGTTCTTCCACACCTTCAACACGCTGCACAACGCGAACAAGCAGATCGTGCTCTCCTCGGACCGGCCGCCGAAACAGCTGGTGACGCTGGAGGACCGCCTGCGCAACCGCTTCGAGTGGGGCCTGACCACCGACGTCCAGCCGCCCGAGCTGGAGACCCGGATCGCGATCCTCCGCAAGAAGGCGGTCCAGGAGCAGCTCAACGCCCCGCCGGAGGTACTGGAGTTCATCGCCTCGCGGATCTCGCGCAACATCCGTGAGCTGGAGGGCGCGCTGATCCGGGTGACCGCCTTCGCCTCGCTGAACCGGCAGCCGGTGGACCTCGGGCTGACGGAGATCGTGCTGAAGGACCTGATCCCGGGCGGCGAGGAAGCGGCCCCGGAGATCACCGCGCCGGCCATCATGGCGGCGACCGCGGACTACTTCGGGCTCACCGTGGACGACCTCTGCGGATCGTCGCGCAGCCGGGTGCTCGTGACGGCGCGCCAGATCGCGATGTATCTGTGCCGCGAGCTGACCGACCTCTCGCTGCCGAAGATCGGTGCGCAGTTCGGGGGCCGCGACCACACGACGGTCATGCACGCGGACCGGAAGATCCGGGCGCTGATGGCGGAGCGCCGCTCCATCTACAACCAGGTCACCGAACTGACCAACCGCATCAAGAACGGCTGA
- the recF gene encoding DNA replication/repair protein RecF gives MHVTHLSLADFRSYARVEVPLDPGVTAFVGANGQGKTNLVEAVGYLATLGSHRVSSDAPLVRMGAERAVIRAAVTQGERSQLVELELNPGRANRARINRSSQVRPRDVLGIVRTVLFAPEDLALVKGDPGERRRFLDELVTARSPRMAGVRSDYERVLKQRNTLLKSAAMARRHGGRSMDLSTLDVWDQHLGRVGAELLAQRLDLVATLQPLADKAYGDVAPGGGPVALEYHSSVGEGVGPERTRDELYEQLIAALVGVRKQEIERGVTLVGPHRDDLLLGLRGMPAKGYASHGESWSYALALRLASFELLRSEGNEPVLVLDDVFAELDARRRERLAELVAPGEQVLVTAAVAEDVPGVLAGTRYAVGAGEVERV, from the coding sequence ATGCACGTCACCCATCTCTCGTTGGCCGACTTCCGCTCGTACGCCCGGGTCGAGGTCCCTCTCGATCCGGGCGTCACCGCGTTCGTGGGGGCCAACGGGCAGGGCAAGACCAATCTGGTCGAGGCTGTCGGCTACCTCGCCACCCTCGGCAGCCACCGGGTCTCCTCGGATGCCCCGCTCGTGCGGATGGGCGCGGAGCGGGCGGTGATCCGCGCGGCGGTGACGCAGGGCGAGCGCTCGCAGCTGGTCGAGCTGGAGCTGAATCCGGGCCGCGCCAACCGGGCCCGTATCAACAGGTCCTCGCAGGTCAGACCGCGTGATGTGCTGGGCATCGTCCGGACGGTGCTGTTCGCGCCGGAGGACCTGGCGCTGGTCAAGGGCGATCCCGGCGAGCGGCGGCGGTTCCTGGACGAGCTGGTCACCGCGCGCTCGCCGCGGATGGCCGGGGTCCGCTCCGACTACGAGCGGGTGCTCAAGCAGCGCAACACCCTGCTGAAGTCCGCGGCGATGGCCAGGCGGCACGGCGGTCGCTCGATGGACCTGTCCACCCTGGACGTCTGGGACCAGCATCTGGGCCGGGTGGGCGCCGAGCTGCTGGCGCAGCGGCTCGATCTGGTCGCCACGCTCCAGCCGCTGGCCGACAAGGCGTACGGGGACGTCGCGCCGGGCGGCGGTCCGGTGGCGCTGGAGTACCACAGCTCGGTCGGCGAGGGCGTGGGTCCCGAGCGCACCCGCGACGAGCTGTACGAACAGCTGATCGCGGCGCTCGTGGGGGTCCGGAAGCAGGAGATCGAACGGGGCGTGACGCTGGTCGGTCCGCACCGCGACGATCTGCTGCTGGGGCTGCGCGGTATGCCCGCGAAGGGGTACGCGAGTCACGGCGAGTCGTGGAGTTACGCGCTGGCGCTGCGGCTGGCCTCGTTCGAGCTGCTGCGCTCCGAGGGCAACGAGCCGGTGCTGGTGCTGGACGACGTCTTCGCCGAGCTGGACGCCCGCCGCCGGGAGCGGCTGGCGGAGCTGGTGGCGCCGGGCGAGCAGGTGCTGGTGACGGCCGCGGTGGCGGAGGACGTGCCGGGGGTGCTGGCGGGGACGCGGTACGCGGTGGGCGCGGGCGAGGTGGAGCGCGTATGA
- the rpmH gene encoding 50S ribosomal protein L34: MSKRTFQPNNRRRAKTHGFRLRMRTRAGRAILANRRGKGRSSLSA, encoded by the coding sequence GTGAGCAAGCGCACCTTCCAGCCGAACAACCGCCGTCGCGCCAAGACCCACGGCTTCCGTCTGCGCATGCGTACCCGTGCCGGCCGCGCGATTCTCGCGAACCGCCGTGGCAAGGGCCGCAGCAGCCTGTCCGCCTGA